One Salvia splendens isolate huo1 chromosome 12, SspV2, whole genome shotgun sequence genomic window carries:
- the LOC121759066 gene encoding ATP-dependent DNA helicase pif1-like → MILSGDEIQNFALAEIEKLLQNLGKTLHDFHGLPYPDNQYFESSENRLITDELCYDRECLAREYLEFISKFTDEQLYVHDTIMSSVHSNDGGKFFVYGYGGTGKTFIWRSLSAGIRSKGDIVLNVASSGIASLLLPGGRTTHSRFKISINVNKDSMCNIKPGGALAELIVRAKLIIWDEAPMIHKYCIEVVDRTLRDIMRVCNELNSNKPFGGKTVVFGGDFRQILPVVPKGSRQDVVNATINSSYLWKSCTVLRLTKNIRLLNVENVDEASKLKEFSSWVAYIGDGVIGGPNDGEVGIRLPRDIVLSNSGDPLRTIVVDEVNQFMISLDQSQGRVYFSSDSILNSDSTSNGLAEIHYVEFLNNLKCSGTPNHELLLKVGTHVMLFRNIDLSNGLCNGTRLIITQLGDYVLEGQVLGGHNIGHKVLIPRMSLIPSDPRLPFKFQRRQFPLAVSYAMTINKSQGQSLSHVGLFLRKPVFNHGQLYVAISRVTSREGLKILVCKDEEDEGNGDSTVNIVYKEVFQNL, encoded by the exons ATGATCTTGAGTGGGGATGAAATTCAGAATTTTGCATTGGCAGAGATTGAGAAATTGTTGCAGAATCTTGGCAAAACTTTGCATGATTTCCATGGTTTGCCGTATCCTGATAATCAGTATTTTGAATCAAGCGAAAATAGGCTGATTACTGATGAGTTGTGTTATGATCGTGAATGTTTAGCAAGGGAATATTTGGAATTTATCTCCAAATTCACTGATGAACAACTTTATGTGCATGACACTATAATGTCGTCTGTGCATTCTAATGATGGAGgaaaattttttgtttatggCTATGGAGGTACTGGGAAAACTTTCATTTGGAGATCATTGTCTGCAGGGATTCGTTCGAAGGGCGATATTGTTTTAAATGTGGCGTCCAGTGGCATAGCTTCTTTATTATTGCCTGGTGGTAGAACAACTCATTCTCGGTTTAAAATTTCCATTAATGTGAATAAAGATTCTATGTGCAATATTAAACCAGGCGGTGCACTTGCTGAGTTGATTGTGAGAGCTAAGCTTATTATATGGGATGAAGCTCCGATGATTCATAAATACTGCATAGAAGTCGTGGATAGAACTTTAAGAGATATTATGCGTGTATGCAATGAGTTAAATAGTAACAAACCGTTTGGTGGTAAAACTGTTGTTTTTGGTGGTGACTTTAGACAAATCTTGCCAGTTGTTCCTAAAGGCAGTCGTCAAGATGTTGTGAATGCTACCATTAACTCATCTTATCTTTGGAAGAGTTGCACAGTTTTAAGGCTGACCAAAAATATTAGGCTTTTGAATGTTGAAAATGTTGATGAAGCCTCTAAATTGAAGGAATTTTCCTCTTGGGTTGCTTATATTGGAGATGGTGTTATTGGTGGTCCAAATGATGGTGAAGTGGGTATTCGACTTCCTAGAGACATTGTTTTGTCAAATTCTGGTGATCCTCTTAGAACCATT GTAGTTGACGAGGTTAACCAATTTATGATTTCTTTGGATCAGTCTCAAGGTCGAGTTTACTTTAGTTCTGATAGTATTTTAAACTCTGACTCCACATCAAATGGTCTTGCTGAGATACATTATGTTGAgtttttgaataatttgaagTGTTCTGGTACACCTAACCATGAATTGTTGCTGAAAGTTGGTACTCATGTGATGTTGTTTAGGAACATAGACCTGTCAAACGGGTTGTGTAATGGCACAAGATTGATAATTACACAATTAGGTGATTATGTGTTAGAGGGACAGGTATTGGGTGGCCATAATATTGGTCATAAAGTGTTGATTCCTCGAATGTCCTTAATACCATCTGATCCGAGATTGCCTTTCAAGTTCCAAAGAAGACAATTTCCTTTGGCTGTTTCGTATGCAATGACAATTAACAAGAGTCAGGGTCAATCACTCTctcatgttggattatttttgaGAAAACCTGTTTTCAATCATGGACAGCTGTATGTTGCTATATCAAGAGTCACAAGTCGTGAAGGTTTGAAGATTTTGGTGTGtaaagatgaagaagatgaaggcaATGGTGATTCTACTGTTAACATTGTTTAtaaagaagtttttcaaaacttatga
- the LOC121756810 gene encoding GDSL esterase/lipase At2g04570-like — MLSFPLLACLLLCLLGGGGAAAVPAVIVFGDSSVDAGNNNQISTVLRSNFRPYGRDFYGGKPTGRFSNGRIPPDFISEAFGLRPFVPAYLDPQYNISDFATGVCFASAGTGFDNATSNVLNVIPLWKEVEYYKEYQNKLKAYAGETKANSIINEALYLVSLGTNDFLENYYTIPNTRSRYTVDQYQDFLVGLVEEFITSIYGLGARKISLTGLPPMGCLPLERSTNYVNGNGNECMEGYNLVALHFNEKLNGLVGKVNGKLSGIKVVFSNPYGIFMQMIKKPSQFGFEVASVACCATGMFEMGYMCDQLNPFTCTDANKYVFWDSFHPTQKASQIVATYLLKHSLREFL, encoded by the exons ATGCTCAGTTTTCCTCTCTTAGCTTGCCTCCTCCTCTGCCTcctcggcggcggcggcgccgccGCGGTCCCGGCGGTGATCGTGTTCGGAGACTCATCGGTCGACGCCGGCAACAACAACCAGATATCGACGGTGCTGCGGAGCAATTTCCGCCCCTACGGCCGCGATTTCTACGGCGGAAAACCGACGGGGAGATTCTCGAACGGCCGCATTCCGCCGGATTTCATCTCGGAGGCGTTCGGTCTCCGGCCGTTCGTGCCGGCGTACCTCGATCCGCAGTATAACATCTCCGATTTCGCCACCGGCGTCTGCTTCGCCTCCGCCGGCACCGGATTTGATAACGCGACTTCGAATGTTCTC AATGTGATTCCTCTATGGAAAGAGGTGGAATACTACAAGGAATATCAAAACAAACTGAAAGCCTACGCCGGCGAAACAAAGGCCAATTCCATAATCAACGAGGCTCTCTACTTGGTAAGCTTAGGCACAAATGACTTCCTAGAGAACTACTACACTATCCCGAACACGAGGTCCAGATACACGGTCGACCAGTATCAGGACTTCCTTGTCGGGCTAGTGGAGGAGTTCATCACGAGTATTTATGGCCTGGGAGCCCGGAAGATCTCGTTGACCGGGCTCCCACCGATGGGATGCTTGCCGTTGGAGAGGTCAACAAATTATGTGAATGGGAATGGGAATGAGTGCATGGAAGGGTACAATCTTGTGGCCTTGCATTTTAATGAGAAGTTGAATGGTTTGGTTGGGAAGGTGAATGGGAAGTTGAGTGGGATTAAGGTTGTTTTCTCTAATCCTTATGGGATTTTCATGCAAATGATCAAGAAGCCTTCTCAATTTG GATTTGAAGTAGCATCAGTCGCATGTTGTGCGACAGGAATGTTCGAAATGGGGTATATGTGCGACCAGCTCAATCCCTTCACATGTACAGATGCAAATAAATATGTGTTCTGGGATTCTTTCCATCCAACTCAGAAAGCCAGCCAAATTGTGGCTACCTATTTGCTCAAGCATAGTCTGCGTGAATTcttatga